A stretch of DNA from Carassius auratus strain Wakin chromosome 44, ASM336829v1, whole genome shotgun sequence:
AGACGTAAATAGTACCACACAACTTACTGTTAAATAACCTTCAGTGCTTCGTTCAGTTGTATTAAGTCACCATTGTTTTGTAGTTGAGCAGCGACTAGTTTTTAAAGGGGAAAGGAACCACATCTGAAGCTAAAACATCAGAAGAAGAATACACTCTAAGAAatgaaatgttgtatttaattaataaatttatgtCAACCGGTCCCACAAAACTTAGTTGCTTAAATGGAAAAGGTAATATACAATTAATTGTAACAtaatgttttaagtaaatcgTTCATAACGGTGTTAATTAAATGGTACATTAcacaattattttgaataaatgtaaattattgtctTGAATTTAATGACTATAGCTTGAACTAACATTACCTGATTAAGTTATATCTATTAAACAGAAATAAGCTAATGTTATCCATTTGTGTTGATTATACTTGCTCGGTTTAAAAAGAAAACTACTCAAGTCACTTTAATTAACTTTATTCACCTTtggttttgaaatataattaagtCAAAAAGTAATGTTGACCTTCAAGGTACATTAATATATCTGGGATTATCATGACtgataaaattattacaaatacataAGCAAACCTTACATACGAATACAAAGTGTACAAATACAATTGAAGACACCAACATAAATCCACGTATAAAATGCAAATAgaccaatataaataataattcaaaaatataaaacttgtTTGTGAATCTTCACCATCCGATAATGTTCAATCCCAATATAGCTTTATAGTAAATTGGAACTTTGACGTCAACAATGTCTAACAGGTGTTGcctactaaaattaaaactaaagaggCAAATCCTTGTTTTCTATATGGAGGGAGGTCAAATTAACTGAAGTTTACAATCAAGAGGATTTATGCTGCAGAAAATTCTCACTTCACCGTTAGAACATGTTCAGACTTTACATACCTGCTGACTTATCAagaacatttttatgaaaaatacaagGTTTATAGTTTGCATTAAAAGGAGAAATAGAAAATCAGCAATGTTtacgtaacaaaaaaaaaaacaatcttcacCTTAAATAGTTTGAGATGGTTTCATTATAACAAACCAGTGTTTGTTGTATTTCACATCTTTTGATTATGAAGAAATCAGAAAACAAGAAAAGTTTAAATGCCAATTACCACAACCAACATTGTCTTTAGATTGCTAGATGTTTTGTCTAGCAGCAGTCCAAAATCCAAAGAACTGAGCCTCCCCAAGCAAGTCGATGACCAACTGCAGTCCCGTCTGCTTATTACAAACCATCATTGATTATAGCTTTATTTTGTCAAgcagcagtccaaaaataaaagtaacagtCAACACAACTAAAGTGTCCAAAGCCGGGTCCAGTCTTGTCTGGTGCAGGTGATTTTAATTATGCAGTTTGTTTTTGAGGACCTTGCACTTTAGTTGAGAGCTTGTTCCCATCCAATTCCATAAACACTTTCTGAAGAAATTCGAATGTGTATCGCAGCTCCTTGGGATAGCTCAGTTTAAACAGTATCAAGCCAAACAGGACTGCACATCCATTTGCAATCTCTCTCAGATCTCGCAGCACTGTGCAGCCTTCAATGACGACGCCAACATCCTCAGGTGGATCTGAAGCATCTGCTCCATCATGTCGAACAATGTAGACACCCAAAGCCAGTCTCTCCATTTCCGTCATTGCATCAACACCAGTATCCTCAGTAGCCTATGACAAAGAAAGAGAGCCATTATTAATTATGCATCTATGACACTAGAAACAAACCCAAAAGATGTTAAGTTTACAATTAGAGAACACAATCCCAAGAAGTATATTTGCTTATTATTTTGCCTGTGTTTAAAtaagacagattttttttctttggcttAACTTTACAAAATGTTATACATTAATGTAGGAATTGTTGTCCATTATGTTTTTGGTTGATCAATcatcatatttgtttttgaaaatttgATATATTGCCAACATTGGCAAAAATCAATATAGCATAACATGCATGTTCTGAGCCTACAACACATTTCAGTTCACaggtttgtgaaatgaaaatataaaaatacatatttttctgtaTCAATTTGTTTATGATTGACAAAGAATGCGACTTACCCAGTAGTCCTTAATAAGGCTGTCAGGCTTTTCAATCAAGTAGACGCACAACGCCTTTAGGATGCATGTCGGTCGTAATTCAACACTGGGATTCTGTGGGAAACCAACAActgattttgaacattttatttgaggAAATTGCCATTATCATATTGACAAATCTATTACGACCTTATTctaccatgcttttaattaattgatttgtgCAATTTTCATGAAATGTCAGTTGTAAATCTGCATTTGTCAATTGCCTGACACACACTCATTCCTTTTAAGGACATcatttttgagaaaataatttcactGTTTAGCGAGCCACATTTTACATAAATGGCTCAAGTGTTTCTCAAGCTTATACCATTGACATCTTGAAGGAGGCAATACTGTTCAGTTTGAACTAAAATAAACGTAATTGAATGGACGAATGAGAAATTGCATCAGGCAATTCAGAAAAGCAGATTCAACAATTCACAAGCGGAGTTGCAGATGTTCAACTGACATTTCATgataaatgtgcacaaaatttaaagtatcctttttataaattaaaaacatttacagaaataCATCTCTTTGTACAAATCATAGAATTTTGTATTCGTGGATAGCAAATCATATTTGTAAATAGTGTAGTATTTGTATTCGCAAATAATTTATCTTTCCATAGAAAGGTTAAagaccataataaaaaaaaaataataattaaaaaaaagcataattatgTTTAGAGTAAATGTTAAACCCCCAGGGGTCGGAGCCCAATACACCCAAAACACATACCATGTCCATTTCTGCAATGATTACGTCGATATCACGTCTTGCTGTTCCCCACTTCTTTTTGAATACCCTCAATAGCTGGCTAGAGTAATGATCCAGTCGGGACATAAGGGTTTAGTGGTGATGAGGGTGAATTCTGCATTTACCTgtattaaaacacaaattcactatGAGTTTCTAaagttaaaacaaatatatttaaaatgatcacaTATGGTGTAGATAAGGCATGTCAAACTCAAACTCTGTGGGCTACATCTGGCCGTGGTACAATTATATCCAGTTTGCCTTTAAAGTGGAGCTGGCGtgtccataataataataataataataataatattaagacaGCACTATGAGACTGTTTGGCACTCAGTACCATTTCTTAATTTTTGCCCTCTCTGAAACTTGAGTGTGACACCCCTGGTGTAGAGGGAACATGAGTTTGCTTTTGGCTAAATGTTTTTAGTTGGTGGCTCAATGTATCTGTAACCAATTTATATGGATGTATGTGTAATGTGCATTGTAATATAGAGTAGAACAACCACATGCATGGATTCTTACCACATTGCCTCCAAACCTTTGTCAATTGAATATGTGCTCATTTGTTTTATACCCAAATACAGTATTTAGACATTAATTccacatatttaaattaaatacagatgatgAATAATACTTTACCTGGCTCTCGGAAAACAGGCCTGGCCATCTGTTTTTGAACTCTGCTATGAAGGGCATATCTTCCAACAACTTCCTGTCTTCTATAGGCAAAGGTTCCTTCCATTTTACTTTTGATTACCTGttggtttttcttctttttcaataTTACTTGTTCTGTAGTCcttaaatgtaaaacatcaacATGACATCAACTCAAATAAGTTTTAAGTGCATTCCATGTTTTGAATGAGCATGGGCATTCATAATATGTGCATGGATATCTGGAGTGTCCCTGACCCTAATGGCCATGGATTAATTTATAGTGTTTCAGTAATTGGTACCTTGTAGATTCACTTTCAGGACACTGTTTGCACCTCCACATTCAGAgcctaaaaaaaaagacatgaaagtgTTAATGATATAGAATCCCTTCCAAATCTATAGCAATTATATTTGAGCCACTGACTGGCTCATCTCATGATGGGTgcagtgtatgcccgccttaacAGACAGTAAGGCTGCTCAgatcacgatcagccgatcgttaatgtgcatctcgtcagtaaagccagtaaaggttctctaatcagcggttaattccatcaggtgcgtgatttcacatagatcagttgttactacacagagtcgttgttaactgagaagatgcgcaaataaacgctcaaaatgaatgtggatttgcgcatcttctcagttaacaacgactctgtttagtaacagctgatctatgtgaaatcaagcacctgatggaattaaccgctgattagagaacctttactggctttactgacgagatgcgcattaacgatcggccaatcgtgatcggagcagccctaacagacagcagcactaatttaataatataatggagtttaaaaaacaaaacaagaacaatacTAGTTTAAAActgtagctaaaaaaaaacattaaaaaagaacaTGGCTATGCCATGTGCTATATTAGGCTAATGTTAATTATCAATAAAAAGATAAAGCGCATTGTTTAAAGCTAAATTACAAcacaactaaactaaactaactaCACAGAATTCTAATATTTCGGTAATTTAATGACCACTTCAAACACTTAACTATGACAAGGATACAGGCTAATTCTGTGTTAATTAAGCTAGCAAGAAATCGTTTTTAACTATCAACAAAGTATACGTCGaagcacacaaaaacatttcacaaatgtgcaattgtaaaatatattactaaaaaaaCGTTCTACTTACCAAATAATTTATGGATGATAACGGATTTAAAAAAGTTGGCCAAGGGCAGATGGAAAATGGATGCTTCTTGCTTCCTCCCGTGCATGTGCGAAATTGCAAGTACGGAAAGCGCTTTGGGACAATCTTCATCTGCTAGTAGGTTTAAAATGATCTGGTTAAGTTGGTTTAAATCTGTGACATTTTGTAGACTTGAAATATTatactattaatttaatgcaatgaaacttgcttatttttactgtataaacataatacttttagtaattttaccaTAAAACTAGTATTTAAATTGAACTACACCCATGCTTCATTTCTAAGAGTGTACAGATGAACCTACAAAACAACAGAAAAGATGTAGACAGCGAGGTAAATATGTACAGTGCATCTGGAAAGTATTCTCAGCACTTTTTCCACATTTTGTTATGTTACAACCTTATTCCAAAATGGATTACATTCATTACTTTCCTCAAAATTCCACGAACAACAACCCATGAAGACAACGTGAAAGAAGTTTGTTTGAAATCTttgcaaatgtattaaataaaacaataaataaaacgaaGTAAAATCAAATGTACATTGCACGTGTACAGTATTTACAGCTTTTGCCATGACACTCAAAACTGAGCTCAGGTGCAAGTGtaaagagtttattttttattgtcattttaacttTTGTGTTATTTGAgatctaatttaaagtttatatattttaaatgtaggcTACTAAATCGCAACTTCATTACATAATGGGTAAtaactaattatttaaatacatatgtaaGTTTTATTAGAAAATGTCTGTCAGTATATTTGACTGCAAACTTTggccatatttcaaagacaataaagATGTtgcctaaataaataaagatgtaagCTACTTAAGCCCAATTTAATTCGGTAAAAAACCCCTCTTAAGTTAATAGCATGCAAtttagtgtctgaaaacattacattcagttggCACTGTATGTATAACAAATTCGCATTTACCCATTGTAGTTTACTACTGTTCATCAGCGACACAAAGTATCGCGAGAACATGAGTGCCACGAGAGCGCGCTCGTAACTCTGCGGACTTTGGGCGGAGGCTCGTGAGCACGTCAGTTCCTCCCTTTTCTGTGCTCTCCTCGCACAACCAGCGGCCATTTTACACAGCAAGCCTCGAGAGTGCAGGGTACCAGCTCAtctttagtttttgaatatagtGCGTTATTTCACGTTATCTACTACTCTCGAAATTTTTTTAAAGGGTTTTCTAGTCTGCTTGTGTAAAAATGTCTCGTAACCGTGGAGGATTCCAGCACCGAGGCCGCGGAATGATCGGGATGCGCGGTGGCATGGGAAACCCTAACTTTCGAAATCAAAACCAGCATCCTTATCAAAACCGAGGAGCCCATATGGGTGGCGGGTTTAAGCCGAATCAGGGAAACCAACCCAACCAGGCTTCTACGCCACAGAAGCCGCAAGTACCCATTCAGAACAAGCCAGTTGTCCAATCACCTCCGGCGCCAGGCCCTGGTCTGGCCCAGCAGAGCAGCAACAAAGGCCCGTCCCCACAGCAGACCACCAGTCCCGCTCAACCGAAAATCCAATCTCCACCGCCGCAGAATACAGTGAAGACCCCGGACCTCGGTTCCCCACAGAACCAGCCCAGAAAGAACCAACCCAAAGTCGTGGTGGGAAATGGCCAAAAACCGCCTGTTCCCGTGAAAAAAGAGGCCGAGCAGACGCCAGCACCAACACCaccacagcagcagcaacaacaacagattATCAAGAGCGAAGAGCGCTCTCAGACTCAGGTAAAATAACTTAATACTTAGAAAAACATacataagtgtttttgtttgtttgtttttttgtaataaagtGAGGTATTTggattagttacatttataaacgTATCACTTTTAGCACACGTTTGCTCGGTAGTGCAGGAATAGAGACAGATCCGCCATTTTGTCGACGCTTAAACAAAGGTTGAGCTCCATACTGCTCCGCCTGGCGTCTTTGTCTGTATAAAAAACATTGAAACGTGATAGTTGGtaggtttttctttttctattttacgTTATGAACGTGTTTTAACTAATTTTTGGTAATATtccgtttttttgttgttgttgtgcccTAGTTGTTAGATAAAAGTAGATTATGTTTGGGCTGTCTTGTCGAGTGCTTTAGTTTGCACGCATTACTTATGCTCAAACTCAGGTTTGCCTTAAGActtgtgtatttgttttgtaaatgtcttATTCTAGGAATTGAAGGCAACGCTGTCTTTGCTGCGCAAGCCCGGGGAGAAGACCTACACTCAACGTTGCCGTCTGTTTATTGGGAATTTACCAAACGACATCACTGAACCTGAATTCAGAAAATTGTTTGCAAAATATGGGGAGCCCAGTGAGATTTTCATCAATCAAAGCAAAGGTTTTGGATTTATCAGACTGGTAAGGTTTTGATCTTTAAGTAATatgtaaaataccacattaatAAACGTAGTTAAGTTTAAATAATGTGTAGttatacaacatttaaaatatatatatttattttcattttaggaaTCCCGTGCCCTGGCAGAGCTCGCAAAAGCTGAACTGGATGATATTCCGATGAAAGGCAGACCACTTAGAGTTCGTTTTGCCACTCATTCTGCTGCACTTTCTGTGCGCAacttgtctccttttgtgtccaATGAACTGCTGGAAGAAGCCTTCTCTCAGTTTGGAATGGTGGAAAGGGCTGTGGTTATCGTAGATGACCGTGGCCGCTCAACAGGGAAGGGCATTGTTGAGTTTTCTTCAAAGCCAGCTGCACGGAAGGCTATTGATCGGATCAATGACGGAGTGTTTCTTCTCACATCGTAAGATGAAATTCTCCCAAATTTGGCAGAAGAGCGATATGTGTAAGATTTATAGAACTTTGCTtggattaaccattttattttatctttttgtaGGTCTCCTCGTCCAATTGTGGTTGAATTGTTAGAGCAGTATGATGATGAGGATGGTTTGCCAGAGAAGCTTGCACAGAAGAACCCAAGTTATCAGAAGTAAGTTCCAAATGCTCCATCACACATATTTGCATTCTTTGACTAGAATCAAAGTCTTTTGGGATAAGCAATCAGGTTTAATTAGTATGTGGTTATAAAATGTAAAGGTGGTGTAACAAGCATTTGAGTGTGGTCAGCTGGCAGCTGTAACGGATGTTATTCACCACATGCCTAGTTTTGTAGGATCAGCAGATCTTTCTTTATTTAGATTAATATATTTTTCCCTCTTCATGGTTTATTGGTCATAACGATAGACAGAATTGTTAACGGCTTTGATTTGACCTCAGGGAGCGAGAGCAGCCTCCTCGGTTCGCTCGTCCTGGCAGCTTTGAGTTTGAATACTCCCAGCGATGGAAGTCTCTTGATGAGATGGAGAAACAACAGAGGCAGCAAGTGGAGAAAAACATTTGTGAAGCCCGTGAGAAGCTGGAAGGAGAGATGGAAGATGCCTATCATGAGCATCAAGCAAACATGCTGCGACAGGGTGAGTGTCTGCTGAGTTAGTGTATTTATGTATGGCCTTTTttgctactttaaaaaaaatattttattaagatTATGGGTTGAATAATATATTTGGGTGATCATTTTGTTTCAAAAGACCTTCTTAGACGTCAGGAGGAACTTCGTCGCATGGAAGAGATGCACAGTCAGGAGATGCAGAAACGTAAAGAGATGCAGCTCAGGTATGTTTGATGTAATGTGTTGTGGTTTTGTAAAATCTCGTTGTAATGGTGGTTAACCTATCGGTTGTTCTCAACCCAAGGCAAGAAGAAGAACGCCGtaggagagaggaggagatgaTGCGGCAGAGAGAAATTGAAGAACAGATGAGGCGCAAACGTGAGGAGTCTTACAGAATGGGCAACTTTATGGATAATGTAAGTAATGCATTTAGAAAGCTTTTAGCATTGACATACAGAGATGGTTAAATCCAttcaagtaaaattatatttttgtttctctACAGAGAGACAGGGAGATGAGAGGGAATCCTAGTGGAGGCCTGGGATTGGCTGGTAAGACACATCTTATTTTCTTGATGGTTCAGTATCTAAAAATTCCGTACTTTCACACTTTTGTggaaaaattctgttaaaaataaattgctgaaaaaaaactgtatacaaTTTATTGTATGCCTTCTGATCACTGATTTTGAGTTTACCAGTGTTTCCCACAGGGTTTTGTGAGACTGTGGTGGGTGGACCTCTGTCCCACTAGTGGGGTCTGGGAGGTGCCCCCCAAGtgaattttgtacattttaaaagagCTCCAATTCATgttcaaaacaaaagaaaaaagctgGTAAATTGACTTGAAAATTACTTGAAATTTAAAGGGGACTCAACTTTTTAGGTTTTTTATACAATGTCTTTCTAAATTACTCACACTGGTGAATTTGAAATCCaaactatttataatatattaacattaataataattaggggTTTAAAAGTGTAGCGGAATAAACTTGTACTAGATGGTTTGACAGATTATCAACAAAATTGATACAGAACATCTTCAGATGGTCCTAACGGTTATCAATAGCTTTTTGATAGATCCAACCTTTTCGAATAACACACAAATTAATTGAAAGGGCTGTGGACAAGTGCATGCAAAAGCCCATCTCcaaaacgaaaactcaaaactagATGAACACATGCACCATGTGACTGTAAACAGGCATGCAAAGTTTCATCTCACCATAGGTGGTTCTATAACAATTAAAAAGGTGTCAAAACATAACATTTCTATTGTAACTGACTTCAAATTGCAATAAaattttcatattattaaatattcattaaatcttcatattatatgatatatcTCTTTATTCTAAACAACATTCCGTCTAGGGccactgctgtcaatcaaactgttctttaaacatttgagattataaaaaaaaaaaagaagaagtctgTCGTTAGCCATTGGTTAATAAATTCTGGGCTTTGGGCAACTCCAGCTTCTGTGAAAACTGGTTTACAAACACGTCTAGTAACAAAGCTAGTGAAATACTGTAATCATTTGCCCCTTTGATAGTTTTCACATGACTACACATTTACAGGAATGCCCACATGGAGGGCAAAACACGGTTTTCTTTGGATATCTTTGTTTTATACTTTTTCGAGAGATGATCTAAGTACATTTGGACTGGAACAGATAGAAAATTGACAGTCTTGTGCTGCAGTTCTATGCTTGTTTTGCCCCCAGGTGTTTGAACGTATCaattaaaatgttgaatattATGCAAATGTGAAAGCAAAGCATAACTGCTTTATGCGCACGCTAAACTGACAGCACTACTTTCATTTAATCCaaactgtgtacatatttaaaaagcattttaattttaatgccaAGAGTAACATTTAAGCTAGCTTGACTGTATATTGTGGCTTGGTTTTAGTTTGTTTGACAGATACTTAGTCAAAGCAATGGCGCAAAACACAATGTTAAAGACGTTTTATGTTATAAGGAGaagaatgtattttatttttattatgaaactGGTGGGACAAATTATACTGGCCATTCtggttaatttgattaattttggtttaacttgactgaattaacttttttttagggAAAAATCTATTTATCAAATATAGCACAACAGGAGTTTTTAATAATGTGTATCTCACAGCTCTCATCGttgttgcattatatatttttgccCTTCACAAGAATAAACTACTGAGCTTcaatcataaaactaagcatagACCGTAATCTTACTAAGAGTATGAAGAGCAATAGATTGACAGCatgtgtgttttgttatttagtctgcattttatgtag
This window harbors:
- the LOC113062037 gene encoding splicing factor, proline- and glutamine-rich-like; amino-acid sequence: MSRNRGGFQHRGRGMIGMRGGMGNPNFRNQNQHPYQNRGAHMGGGFKPNQGNQPNQASTPQKPQVPIQNKPVVQSPPAPGPGLAQQSSNKGPSPQQTTSPAQPKIQSPPPQNTVKTPDLGSPQNQPRKNQPKVVVGNGQKPPVPVKKEAEQTPAPTPPQQQQQQQIIKSEERSQTQELKATLSLLRKPGEKTYTQRCRLFIGNLPNDITEPEFRKLFAKYGEPSEIFINQSKGFGFIRLESRALAELAKAELDDIPMKGRPLRVRFATHSAALSVRNLSPFVSNELLEEAFSQFGMVERAVVIVDDRGRSTGKGIVEFSSKPAARKAIDRINDGVFLLTSSPRPIVVELLEQYDDEDGLPEKLAQKNPSYQKEREQPPRFARPGSFEFEYSQRWKSLDEMEKQQRQQVEKNICEAREKLEGEMEDAYHEHQANMLRQDLLRRQEELRRMEEMHSQEMQKRKEMQLRQEEERRRREEEMMRQREIEEQMRRKREESYRMGNFMDNRDREMRGNPSGGLGLADMAFGSPGQKFPLAGMNFEGHQGMGGQASGGMVPNEMRNERFLQGGPGGPRGMGGGNPGFGRVREEYDGSAKKPRF